A section of the Marinoscillum sp. 108 genome encodes:
- a CDS encoding PAS domain S-box protein codes for MAKDKKKLIVLVVEDNDGDYFLVEDFLQDMILAPEIHRAVNFKEAKSFLSEDHHEVHAILLDLSLPDKTGEQLLREILVISKGIPLIILTGFSGEGFAIKSLALGASDYLLKDDLNATILYKSIVYSIERAKNQISLKESELRYAELFHLSPQPMWVYDIHTLKFIQVNKAACDHYGYTTDEFLAMTIKDIRPPEEVPMLERTVLRRDVLLPYKGVFRHTKKNGEVITVEIKSDILTHNGNNVRLVLVNDISDKKKAQEELLTIAHQVEDRERTRISIDLHDGLQQTLVTSYMHFESIKTALDQLDTEASERFVKGMEVLNEGIEQVRTIAHELMPAKIEKEGYVAAITQLLDQIEGSIQFKFVQNLGGKRLPSNISLILFRISQEAINNIIKHSRATMATMALELEGSIVRLSVVDNGVGFSIDNLAKDHSIFGLKAIGSRIHSLGGLFELDSEIGRGTSLTIEIPIY; via the coding sequence ATGGCTAAGGATAAGAAGAAACTCATAGTTCTTGTGGTAGAGGATAATGACGGTGACTACTTTTTAGTAGAGGATTTCCTGCAGGACATGATTCTCGCTCCTGAGATTCATAGGGCGGTCAACTTCAAAGAAGCCAAATCATTTTTGTCTGAAGATCATCACGAGGTTCACGCCATTCTCCTCGACCTTTCGCTACCTGATAAGACAGGAGAACAGCTCTTACGGGAGATACTTGTTATCTCAAAAGGAATTCCGCTCATCATTCTTACCGGGTTCTCAGGTGAAGGTTTTGCCATCAAATCACTTGCTCTCGGTGCATCTGACTACCTACTCAAAGATGATCTCAACGCTACCATTCTCTACAAAAGCATTGTCTATTCCATTGAACGGGCTAAAAACCAGATCTCTTTAAAAGAGTCTGAGCTTCGATATGCGGAGTTGTTTCATCTAAGCCCTCAGCCCATGTGGGTCTATGACATTCACACACTTAAATTCATCCAGGTAAACAAGGCCGCCTGTGATCACTATGGATACACCACTGATGAGTTCCTTGCCATGACCATCAAGGACATCCGACCTCCTGAAGAAGTTCCTATGTTGGAGAGAACTGTACTCAGACGAGATGTACTCCTTCCCTACAAAGGGGTATTCAGGCATACCAAGAAAAACGGTGAAGTCATAACAGTGGAAATAAAAAGTGACATCCTGACGCACAATGGAAATAACGTACGCCTGGTACTGGTCAATGATATTTCTGATAAAAAGAAAGCTCAGGAGGAACTGCTCACCATCGCTCATCAGGTGGAAGATCGGGAGCGTACCCGCATTTCCATAGATCTGCACGACGGGCTCCAGCAAACCCTGGTCACTTCCTACATGCATTTTGAGTCCATAAAAACTGCCCTTGATCAACTTGACACGGAGGCTTCAGAAAGGTTCGTCAAAGGTATGGAAGTGCTCAATGAGGGGATAGAGCAAGTGAGAACTATTGCTCACGAGTTGATGCCCGCCAAGATAGAAAAAGAAGGCTATGTAGCAGCCATTACTCAGCTGCTGGACCAGATTGAGGGCTCCATCCAGTTCAAATTTGTGCAGAATCTGGGCGGAAAGCGGCTACCGTCTAATATCTCCCTGATCTTGTTTAGAATCAGTCAGGAAGCCATCAACAACATCATCAAGCACTCCAGGGCCACCATGGCCACCATGGCGTTGGAACTAGAAGGAAGCATTGTCAGACTTTCTGTGGTAGACAATGGCGTGGGATTCAGCATCGATAACCTGGCAAAAGACCATTCCATCTTTGGACTGAAGGCTATCGGGTCACGTATTCACTCACTGGGTGGGCTATTTGAACTGGACTCCGAAATTGGACGGGGAACCAGTCTGACTATCGAAATCCCTATTTACTAG
- a CDS encoding PAS domain S-box protein, which translates to MKDSTNHITLDILNNLPGLVVRYQLHSDHTDEIVFANEAASLLFGSKSGLVDATTFWEKVHPEDSEPMHQSFFCSAEKLTQWEFEWRVKTNTGSIIWLWGTGNPSRQKDGSTVWDCMISDITSRKVLSETSKPLAADHALREDSERLLSLLNNNTEESFVLLNKDLRVINYNEQFLKKFGAYLGKVIRKGDLILDHVTSEQRKPLEELYSRVLQGQEESKEFSISVDQELLHFQIKYKPVSDENGRITGVFVTTADITDRKRAEEQLALNNSLFRSLVENGADAVIIIGPDGIPTYASPSITKVLGYTEAEALSLNLFEMVHPDDVGGVAEKMAEVMANPGVTIPGHTSRTRHKDGSWRWMEATITNMLHDPIINGIVDNFRDVTEQKELQDLLKNASELAKIGSWEVDLVKNSVYWSDITKKIREVEPDFEPDLDTGISYFKEGDREIIASRVKECIENGTPWDEELQITTFKGNSKWVRTIGRAEFSQGKCIRIYGSFQDIHDTKIAQLDLLKFKQVIENSRDGIALANPQGKSIYLNPAMEETLGYTIESLQKAKGSVAVYSDPQKLEEVFSTLLSGGYWKGDVELLNKHKEPVSFYLSGGPIFDHTGQLIAIYGIHTDITDRIRAEQNLKKAFDEKNQILESIGDAFFTTDRNFTVTYWNGIAEALSQTPREKIVGKNLWEVFPEGLSMQSFEKYHYALSEMVTVNFEDYYESLGKWIEASAYPSEQGLTVYFKDVTERNKAREAIHQSNDRFKKVSEATNDAIWDWDVINDTLFWGEGFKTLFGHEMRENQSSTFLWSKYIHPDDLDDVLASLFDVLENNTTKKWEKEYRYLRSDGSYAFVVDRGIVIRDGEGKAIRMVGAMSDITHRKEYEQSLKILNENLEKQAKDLATSNAELEQFAYVASHDLQEPLRMVTSFLTRLESKYATALDEKAHQYIHFAVDGAKRMRQIILDLLQFSRVGRHEDDLELIEVQEIVAEVVTLQKKIIEEKQANISIGDLPTLRTFRSPLLQIFHNLISNALKYTQEGRPAFISITCYSTKAYWQFSVEDNGIGIEPEYYDKIFIIFQRLHQKEEYGGTGIGLAVVKKLIDNMGGKIWVESIPGEGSSFHFNLPK; encoded by the coding sequence ATGAAAGATAGCACAAACCATATCACACTCGATATCCTCAATAACCTTCCCGGGTTAGTTGTGCGCTATCAGCTCCACTCAGATCATACTGATGAAATTGTATTCGCCAATGAGGCGGCATCCCTCCTATTTGGCTCAAAATCGGGACTGGTAGATGCCACTACCTTTTGGGAAAAGGTTCATCCGGAGGATTCGGAACCCATGCACCAATCTTTTTTTTGTTCCGCTGAAAAACTCACTCAATGGGAGTTCGAATGGCGGGTAAAGACCAACACTGGCTCAATTATTTGGTTATGGGGTACTGGCAACCCATCAAGGCAAAAAGATGGAAGTACGGTTTGGGACTGCATGATCTCTGATATTACGTCAAGAAAGGTTCTTTCGGAAACCAGTAAGCCCTTGGCGGCGGATCATGCCCTGCGTGAAGACTCGGAGCGCCTATTATCGTTATTGAACAATAACACCGAAGAAAGCTTTGTGCTGCTCAACAAGGACCTGCGCGTAATAAACTACAATGAGCAATTCTTAAAAAAATTTGGTGCCTACCTGGGGAAAGTCATCAGAAAAGGCGACTTGATTCTCGATCATGTAACATCAGAGCAAAGAAAACCTCTGGAAGAATTGTACTCAAGAGTACTTCAAGGCCAGGAGGAATCCAAAGAATTCTCCATTTCCGTTGATCAAGAGTTATTACATTTCCAAATCAAGTATAAACCTGTCTCTGATGAAAATGGGAGGATTACGGGCGTGTTTGTCACAACCGCAGACATTACCGATCGAAAGCGCGCTGAAGAACAATTAGCCCTGAACAACAGCCTCTTCCGATCTCTTGTGGAAAATGGCGCTGATGCTGTGATCATCATAGGCCCTGATGGCATACCTACCTACGCCTCGCCTTCTATCACCAAAGTACTGGGATATACGGAAGCCGAAGCATTATCCCTGAATCTGTTTGAAATGGTTCATCCCGATGACGTGGGAGGAGTGGCGGAAAAAATGGCTGAAGTAATGGCCAACCCAGGGGTGACCATACCAGGTCATACCTCCCGCACCCGACATAAGGACGGATCCTGGCGCTGGATGGAAGCGACCATTACCAATATGTTGCATGATCCGATCATTAATGGGATTGTAGACAACTTCAGGGATGTCACCGAACAAAAGGAACTTCAGGATTTGCTCAAAAACGCCAGTGAACTAGCCAAAATTGGAAGCTGGGAGGTTGATTTGGTTAAAAACTCTGTGTACTGGTCTGATATTACCAAGAAAATCAGGGAAGTGGAGCCCGATTTCGAGCCGGATCTTGATACCGGGATCAGCTATTTCAAGGAAGGCGATAGAGAGATCATAGCAAGCCGTGTAAAAGAGTGCATCGAAAATGGGACTCCGTGGGACGAAGAATTACAGATCACCACATTCAAAGGAAATTCCAAATGGGTCAGAACCATAGGGAGAGCAGAGTTTTCTCAGGGAAAATGTATCAGAATATATGGCAGTTTTCAGGACATCCATGATACGAAGATTGCCCAACTAGACCTACTGAAGTTTAAGCAGGTAATCGAAAATTCACGAGATGGGATTGCTCTAGCCAACCCACAGGGGAAGAGTATTTATTTAAACCCCGCTATGGAGGAAACTTTGGGCTATACAATTGAAAGCCTGCAAAAAGCCAAAGGTTCTGTTGCGGTCTATTCCGACCCCCAAAAACTCGAAGAGGTTTTTTCCACACTACTCTCGGGAGGGTATTGGAAAGGAGATGTTGAACTCCTCAATAAACACAAGGAGCCCGTCAGTTTTTACTTAAGCGGCGGGCCTATATTTGATCACACCGGTCAGCTCATAGCCATTTATGGCATCCATACTGATATCACCGATCGGATTAGAGCTGAGCAAAACCTCAAAAAGGCGTTTGATGAAAAAAACCAGATCCTCGAGAGTATCGGTGATGCTTTTTTCACCACGGACAGAAATTTCACTGTGACCTACTGGAACGGCATAGCAGAAGCCCTCTCACAAACCCCACGTGAAAAAATTGTGGGAAAGAATCTCTGGGAAGTCTTTCCCGAGGGCTTGTCCATGCAATCTTTTGAAAAATACCATTACGCCCTGAGTGAAATGGTCACTGTGAATTTTGAAGATTACTATGAATCCTTGGGTAAATGGATTGAGGCCAGTGCCTACCCCTCTGAGCAGGGACTTACTGTTTATTTCAAAGACGTAACGGAAAGAAACAAAGCACGGGAAGCCATCCATCAATCGAATGACCGCTTCAAAAAAGTGTCTGAAGCCACTAATGATGCCATTTGGGATTGGGACGTGATCAATGACACGCTTTTCTGGGGGGAGGGTTTCAAAACACTTTTCGGTCACGAAATGAGAGAAAATCAGTCCAGCACGTTTCTCTGGAGCAAGTACATTCACCCCGACGACCTGGATGATGTACTGGCCAGCCTCTTCGATGTGTTGGAAAACAACACCACCAAAAAATGGGAAAAAGAATATCGATACCTGCGATCAGACGGAAGCTATGCTTTTGTAGTAGACAGAGGCATAGTGATAAGAGATGGTGAAGGAAAAGCCATCAGGATGGTGGGTGCAATGAGCGACATCACGCATCGTAAGGAATACGAGCAGTCCCTCAAAATTCTCAACGAAAACCTGGAAAAGCAGGCCAAAGATCTGGCCACTTCCAATGCGGAGCTGGAGCAATTTGCCTATGTGGCCTCACATGACCTACAGGAACCCTTACGAATGGTCACCAGCTTCCTGACCAGGCTAGAAAGCAAGTATGCTACTGCATTGGATGAAAAAGCCCATCAGTATATTCATTTCGCCGTGGATGGCGCCAAAAGAATGCGCCAGATTATTTTGGACTTGCTCCAGTTTTCCAGGGTGGGGCGCCACGAAGACGATCTGGAACTGATTGAAGTACAAGAAATTGTCGCAGAAGTGGTCACGCTGCAAAAGAAGATTATCGAAGAGAAGCAAGCCAATATTTCCATAGGCGATCTCCCAACACTACGTACTTTTCGATCTCCACTTCTTCAGATATTTCACAACCTGATCAGCAATGCACTCAAGTACACCCAGGAAGGACGGCCCGCTTTTATTAGTATCACCTGCTACTCCACCAAGGCCTATTGGCAGTTTTCAGTTGAAGACAATGGCATTGGTATAGAGCCGGAATATTATGACAAAATATTTATTATTTTTCAGCGGCTCCATCAAAAGGAAGAGTATGGAGGCACAGGTATTGGTCTGGCAGTAGTCAAAAAACTCATCGATAATATGGGTGGAAAAATATGGGTTGAATCTATCCCCGGAGAAGGAAGTAGTTTTCATTTTAACCTGCCTAAATGA
- a CDS encoding ATP-binding protein, with amino-acid sequence MEKAAELHITEREAIFLKGQLEGSLNHSITATKVLAYLVEKDLLSDNFDSICKNLLSQNPFIDALQLVKGDTIINTYPLAGNEATIGYNVGNNSAHREEVEQAKLRGELYFEGPINLIQGGKGIVGRVPISRDGVFWGFSAVIIRHETLIRALNIDPTGMNDQFVYQLIKINTDGKESNPYFQHDQTIDSGIYSEVTVPIGNWIILVKMKQPQYWVNAVTFSLLGILLSALLGVFSWFLAVQPMRLRALVAMKTKDLKTANRTLQKKAKELEFSNSELEQFAYVASHDLQEPLRMITGFLNQLEKKYLNQLDEKALKYIHFAKDGAIRMKHIILDLLEFSRVGILEDALEQVDTRQMVNEVCMLEKRNIEGKNAKINIHNLPVIEFYQVPFLRILRNLVGNALRYNKPDTSPIITISSTTHDDYWEFSVSDNGLGISEEHFDKIFVLFHQVDPGHGGSGMGLAITKKLVENLGGEIWVEAELGVGSTFYFTIPKMRTPTNKNL; translated from the coding sequence ATGGAGAAAGCTGCCGAACTACACATTACAGAGCGAGAAGCTATTTTTCTCAAGGGCCAGCTCGAAGGATCACTCAACCACAGTATCACCGCTACCAAGGTATTGGCCTATCTGGTGGAAAAAGATCTGCTGAGCGATAATTTTGATTCGATTTGTAAAAATCTGCTCAGTCAAAACCCCTTCATTGATGCCCTACAGCTGGTGAAAGGGGACACCATCATCAATACCTATCCCCTGGCTGGCAATGAAGCCACTATCGGCTATAATGTTGGCAACAATTCTGCCCATAGGGAAGAGGTCGAACAGGCAAAGCTGAGGGGTGAATTATATTTTGAAGGACCCATCAATCTCATCCAGGGAGGTAAGGGAATCGTAGGCAGGGTACCTATCTCCAGAGACGGAGTGTTCTGGGGGTTTTCTGCCGTGATTATCCGACATGAGACACTCATAAGAGCCCTCAATATAGACCCCACAGGAATGAATGATCAATTCGTCTATCAACTGATAAAAATCAATACAGATGGTAAGGAATCCAATCCATATTTTCAGCATGATCAAACCATTGATAGTGGTATCTACAGTGAAGTAACAGTCCCCATTGGAAACTGGATCATATTGGTGAAAATGAAACAGCCGCAATACTGGGTAAATGCTGTGACTTTTTCCTTGTTGGGGATACTCCTTTCTGCTCTACTGGGGGTATTCAGTTGGTTTTTGGCCGTTCAGCCCATGCGACTAAGAGCACTTGTGGCCATGAAAACCAAAGATCTCAAAACCGCCAACAGAACTCTCCAGAAAAAAGCCAAGGAGCTGGAATTCTCCAACAGCGAGCTAGAGCAGTTTGCATATGTAGCGTCACATGACCTGCAGGAGCCCTTGCGAATGATTACTGGTTTTCTCAATCAACTTGAGAAAAAGTACCTTAATCAGCTGGATGAAAAGGCCCTGAAATACATTCACTTCGCCAAAGATGGAGCCATACGCATGAAACATATCATTCTGGATCTGCTGGAATTCTCTCGTGTGGGAATACTTGAGGACGCGCTTGAGCAGGTAGATACCCGCCAAATGGTCAATGAGGTGTGCATGCTGGAAAAACGAAATATTGAAGGCAAGAATGCCAAAATAAACATCCATAATTTACCTGTCATTGAATTCTATCAGGTTCCCTTTTTACGAATCCTCAGGAATCTTGTAGGAAATGCGCTTAGATACAACAAGCCCGACACATCCCCGATCATCACCATCTCCTCTACCACTCATGATGATTACTGGGAGTTTTCGGTTTCTGATAACGGTTTAGGTATTTCAGAAGAACACTTTGATAAAATATTTGTACTTTTCCACCAGGTAGACCCGGGTCATGGGGGTTCGGGTATGGGATTAGCCATTACCAAAAAATTAGTTGAAAACCTGGGTGGTGAAATTTGGGTAGAAGCGGAATTGGGTGTAGGCAGCACCTTTTATTTCACCATTCCGAAGATGAGAACTCCAACCAATAAAAACCTATGA
- a CDS encoding response regulator: MRKPVHILLVEDNEGDILLTTEALEESEIANKISVVRNGKEALDWVFKRHQHENSEAPDLILLDVNLPLKNGHEVLQAIKSDDNVKHIPVIMLTTSSSEKDVHLSYQYAANCYITKPVEVSDFLNAISTLCRFWIKVVTLPKSKI, encoded by the coding sequence ATGAGGAAACCAGTGCACATATTGTTAGTAGAAGACAACGAAGGGGATATATTACTAACCACTGAGGCACTGGAAGAAAGCGAAATTGCAAATAAAATAAGTGTAGTACGAAACGGAAAGGAGGCGCTCGACTGGGTATTTAAGCGCCATCAACACGAAAATTCAGAAGCACCAGACCTTATTCTTTTGGATGTCAATCTTCCGCTGAAAAACGGTCATGAGGTACTCCAAGCCATTAAAAGTGATGATAATGTCAAACATATTCCTGTGATCATGCTGACCACATCATCGTCTGAAAAAGACGTACACTTGTCCTATCAATATGCGGCCAACTGCTACATCACCAAACCAGTAGAAGTAAGCGACTTCCTCAACGCTATTTCCACCCTTTGTCGCTTTTGGATCAAGGTTGTTACACTCCCAAAAAGTAAGATCTAA
- a CDS encoding RNA-binding S4 domain-containing protein, translated as METFKLQEGEEYIELNNLMKILNWVASGGEAKSQIDEGLVTVNGEVETRRRKKLRSGDKVEYGSEAAIIA; from the coding sequence ATGGAAACGTTCAAACTTCAAGAGGGTGAAGAGTATATTGAGCTCAATAACCTAATGAAAATCCTCAACTGGGTAGCCTCAGGTGGTGAAGCCAAAAGTCAAATAGATGAAGGCCTGGTCACTGTCAATGGTGAGGTAGAAACCAGAAGAAGAAAAAAGCTCAGATCAGGTGACAAAGTAGAGTATGGAAGCGAGGCAGCAATAATCGCCTAA